DNA from Brucella melitensis bv. 1 str. 16M:
GGAGCCTTCCTTGAAGACCAAGACTTTCGCTCTTCTGGCCCTCCCGGCCATTGCATTGCTTGCAGCCTGCACTTCCAGCAAACCCACGAGACCTGTCGCCGCCGATACCAGCAAGGCGGCGCTGCCAACCATGGAGCGCATCGCCTTGGCCGCGAATAGCTGCTGGTTCAAATCCAAGGACAAGGATTTCCGTGGCTATTCGCTTGCACCGGAGCTGAATTCCTTCACCGGGCGCCCGCGCATTCTCGTCGTCCCGGCGCGCAACCCCACCTCACGCCCGCTGCTCGTCGTACAGGCGCAAGGCAATCCGGCACATGTCGAGACCTTCGGCCCCATGATGCAGGAAAGCCATGGCGGACGCATCGCCGCCGATATCAACCGCTGGGCCTCCGGCCAGAGCGGCTGTCAGTAAATCTTGTTCTGACAGAGCACGCTTGCGTGTGATTATCATGGATATCCAATGAAGGGCCGGGAGAGCGGCATTTTCCTGTCGCACTTCATGAAAACATAGGTTAAAGAGGCGCCTTGAAACCTTAGGCGCCAGTCTTCGGCAGAAGGCTTTCGGGTGCCACAGCCTGCGACGGGGTTCCCCATTTCCATGACTATTTCCAATACGCGAGACATCACGCCGGAACTGATCGAAGCGCATGGTCTTAAGCCGGACGAGTATCAGCGCATTCTTGAGCTGATCGGGCGCGAGCCGACTTTTACCGAACTCGGCATTTTCTCCGCCATGTGGAATGAGCACTGCTCCTACAAGTCCTCCAAGAAATGGCTACGCACACTTCCGACCAGCGGACCGCGCGTCATTCAAGGCCCCGGTGAAAATGCAGGCGTGGTCGATATTGGCGATGGCGATTGCGTCGTCTTCAAGATGGAAAGCCACAATCACCCCTCCTATATCGAGCCTTATCAGGGTGCCGCGACCGGCGTGGGCGGAATCTTGCGCGACGTGTTCACCATGGGCGCGCGCCCCGTTGCGGCAATGAATGCGCTGCGCTTTGGCGAACCCGACCATCCAAAAACCCGCCACCTCGTCTCGGGCGTTGTTTCCGGCGTCGGCGGCTATGGCAATGCCTTCGGCGTGCCGACTGTCGGTGGCGAGGTGAATTTCGACAAGCGCTATAACGGCAATATCCTCGTCAATGCCTTTGCTGCCGGTCTTGCCCGGCATGATGGCATTTTCCTGTCGGAAGCCGAGGGCGTCGGCCTGCCGGTCGTCTATCTGGGTGCAAAGACTAGCCGCGATGGTGTTGGCGGCGCAACAATGGCATCGGCTGAATTCGACGAGTCGATCGAGGAAAAGCGCCCCACCGTTCAGGTGGGCGATCCTTTCACCGAAAAATGCCTGCTTGAAGCCTGCCTTGAACTCATGGCTTCCGGTGCGGTCATCGCCATTCAGGACATGGGCGCTGCCGGCCTCACCTGCTCGGCGGTCGAGATGGGTGCCAAGGGCGATCTCGGCATCGAACTCATTCTCGATCATGTTCCCGTTCGCGAAGAGAACATGACCGCCTATGAAATGATGCTTTCGGAAAGCCAGGAGCGCATGCTCATGGTGCTGAAGCCGGAAAAGGAAGCAGAAGCGCAGGCTATCTTCCGCAAATGGGGCCTTGATTTCGCGATTGTCGGCAAGACCACGGACGATCTTCGTTTCCGCGTCATCCATCAGGGGGAAGAGGTCGCCAATCTGCCGATCAAGGATCTGGGCGACGAAGCGCCGGAATATGATCGCCCGTGGATGGAGCCGGGCAAGCATGCGCCGCTGCCTGCCAGCAATGTGCCGCAGGTGGAAGACTATTCCGCAGCCCTGCTGAAGCTGATCGGCTCGCCCGATCTTTCCTCGCGCCGCTGGGTCTATGAACAGTACGACACGCTCATTCAGGGCAATTCCTTGCAGGTTCCGGGCGGCGACGCCGGTGTAATCCGTGTCGAAGGCCATGAAACCAAGGCTCTCGCCTTCTCTTCCGACGTGACGCCGCGCTATTGCGAAGCCGATCCGTTTGAAGGCGGCAAGCAGGCCGTTGCCGAATGCTGGCGCAACATCACGGCGACCGGCGCGGAGCCGCTGGCCTCGACCGATAATCTGAACTTCGGCAATCCCGAAAAGCCGGAAATCATGGGCCAGCTCGTCAAGGCTATCGAAGGCATTGGCGAGGCCTGCCGCGCACTCGACTTCCCGATCGTGTCCGGCAATGTGTCGCTTTACAATGAGACCAACGGCCAGGCCATTCTGCCAACGCCAACGATTGCGGGTGTTGGCCTCCTTCCCGACTGGTCGCAAATGGCGAAGATCGGCGGCATGCAGGATGGCGATACGCTGGTTCTGCTCGGTGGTGACGGAACGCATCTCGGCCAGTCGGTCTATCTGCGTGACCTTTTCGACCGCGCGGACGGTCCTGCGCCTTTTGTCGATCTGGCGCTTGAAAAGCGCAATGGCGAATTTGTCCGTTCTGCCATTCGCAACGGTCAGGTGACGGCCTGCCATGATCTTTCCGATGGCGGTCTGGCGATTGCCGTTGCCGAAATGGCGATCAAGTCCGGCAAAGGTGCGACGCTGGACGCTGGTGACGGCCTGCCGCACGCCCTGCTTTTCGGTGAAGATCAGGCACGCTATGTTATTTCCGCCACGCCTGAAATGGCAAAGCTCATCGCGCTTAACGCGGAAGGCGCAGGCGTTCCATTCCGCATTTTGGGTACAGTTGGCGGCGACCGGCTGAAAATCAGCAAGAATGTCGATGTCAGCGTGGCCGATCTGACGCAGGCTTATGAAGGTTGGTTCCCGAACTTCATGAACGGCGAACTGACCGGCAATAACTGATCTTATCCTTGGAGCGGTTCCTGTTTTAACAGGATCGCCGGAACCGCTCTGACTGTTTGTTTTATCGCATTGTCCAACGCAAAACCGTTTCACGCTTTTGCTGGAAATGCTCTAAAACTGATACCAATTGCCGCCCGGAGGGAAACCCTGTCCGGGCGGTTTGATTGTCGGCTATTTAAGCGTTAGACAGATGAATATTGACGCACCGCGAAGGTGCGTTACGATTCGATAGAGCGATAGGAAAAGCCGGAAACGGCGGGAGATTTTACATGGCTATGGACGCACATGAGATCGAAAAACTGATACGCGAGGGAATTCCCGACGCAAAGGTGACGATCCGCGACCTTGCCGGAGATGGAGACCATTTCGCTGCCGAGGTCGTGGCCGAAAGCTTCCGCGGCAAATCGCGCGTGCAGCAGCACCAGATGGTCTATGACGCGCTGAAGGGCAATATGGGCGGCGTACTTCACGCCCTCGCCTTGCAGACCAGCGTACCGGAATAATAAGTACCCTCTGCGCCGGGGAGAGGCTTGCTGCGGCAAGATGCTGCTCCCCAAAATGCGGTTTTCCCGCGTATTTGACTTGCTTTCGCCTTAACGGGGTGGTTACCAGCAATCAGATGACTATATGGGAGATATCCTCCCATCCTGTGCCGGAATTTGGGCCGGCATTTTGAAAGGAAATCAGATGACCGGCATTAACGATATCATCGACAATGAAGTGAAAAACAACGACGTCGTGCTTTTCATGAAAGGCACGCCGGGTTTCCCACAATGCGGTTTCTCCGGCCAGGTCGTCCAGATTCTCGATTATCTCGGCGTGAACTACAAGGGCGTCAATGTTCTGGCCTCTGACGAGCTTCGCCAGGGCATCAAGGAATATTCCAGCTGGCCGACGATCCCGCAGCTTTATGTGAAGGGCGAATTTGTTGGTGGCTGCGATATTGTGCGCGAAATGTTCCAATCCAAGGAATTGCAGGCACTTTTCAACGAAAAAGGTATTGCCACCAAGGCAGCTTGAGGCTTAATTGCCTCATAACACGGCCTTAGCCTCGATTTTTATAAAAGGCGCCGTTCAGCGGCGCCTTTTATATTGTCAGATGGTTTTCATCGACGGTGGTTTTCTGCCGGGTCTTCGTTTTCGGGAGCGTCCTCGGCAATTGGTCGGAATGTGTAAAAACAAATAATCAGAGCGGCTGCGCGCACAAAGGTCCGGCAAGCCGCTCTGGGATCTTTATTCCGCGCTGCACCTTTCTGAGGCGGCGCACCAATATGCCAGGGAATGCCAGCC
Protein-coding regions in this window:
- the purL gene encoding phosphoribosylformylglycinamidine synthase subunit PurL, with the protein product MTISNTRDITPELIEAHGLKPDEYQRILELIGREPTFTELGIFSAMWNEHCSYKSSKKWLRTLPTSGPRVIQGPGENAGVVDIGDGDCVVFKMESHNHPSYIEPYQGAATGVGGILRDVFTMGARPVAAMNALRFGEPDHPKTRHLVSGVVSGVGGYGNAFGVPTVGGEVNFDKRYNGNILVNAFAAGLARHDGIFLSEAEGVGLPVVYLGAKTSRDGVGGATMASAEFDESIEEKRPTVQVGDPFTEKCLLEACLELMASGAVIAIQDMGAAGLTCSAVEMGAKGDLGIELILDHVPVREENMTAYEMMLSESQERMLMVLKPEKEAEAQAIFRKWGLDFAIVGKTTDDLRFRVIHQGEEVANLPIKDLGDEAPEYDRPWMEPGKHAPLPASNVPQVEDYSAALLKLIGSPDLSSRRWVYEQYDTLIQGNSLQVPGGDAGVIRVEGHETKALAFSSDVTPRYCEADPFEGGKQAVAECWRNITATGAEPLASTDNLNFGNPEKPEIMGQLVKAIEGIGEACRALDFPIVSGNVSLYNETNGQAILPTPTIAGVGLLPDWSQMAKIGGMQDGDTLVLLGGDGTHLGQSVYLRDLFDRADGPAPFVDLALEKRNGEFVRSAIRNGQVTACHDLSDGGLAIAVAEMAIKSGKGATLDAGDGLPHALLFGEDQARYVISATPEMAKLIALNAEGAGVPFRILGTVGGDRLKISKNVDVSVADLTQAYEGWFPNFMNGELTGNN
- a CDS encoding BolA/IbaG family iron-sulfur metabolism protein yields the protein MAMDAHEIEKLIREGIPDAKVTIRDLAGDGDHFAAEVVAESFRGKSRVQQHQMVYDALKGNMGGVLHALALQTSVPE
- the grxD gene encoding Grx4 family monothiol glutaredoxin; amino-acid sequence: MTGINDIIDNEVKNNDVVLFMKGTPGFPQCGFSGQVVQILDYLGVNYKGVNVLASDELRQGIKEYSSWPTIPQLYVKGEFVGGCDIVREMFQSKELQALFNEKGIATKAA